The region GGTCGAGAACTTCGGACCGGGTGCGGTCGACCGCATGGGCTTCACCTGGGACCGCATCCAGGAGATCAATCCGCGGATCGTCTATGCCTCCATCAAGGGGTTCGGGGACGGCCCGTACACCAACTTCAAGGCGTACGAGGTCGTCGCGCAGGCCATGGGCGGGTCGATGTCGACCACCGGTTTCGAGGACGGGCCGCCGCTGGCGACGGGAGCCCAGATCGGCGACTCGGGCACGGGCGTGCACGCCGTGGCGGGGATTCTCGCGGCGCTGTACCAGCGGGAGAACACCGGGCGCGGGCAGCGGGTCAACGTGGCCATGCAGCATGCCGTGCTCAACCTCTGCCGGGTGAAGTTGCGCGATCAGCAGCGACTGACACATGGCCCGCTCGCTGAATATCCCAACGACGACTTCGGCGTCGAGGTTCCCCGCTCCGGCAACGCGTCCGGCGGCGGCCAGCCGGGCTGGGCGGTCAAGTGCGCGCCGGGCGGCCCCAACGACTACGTGTACGTCATCGTGCAGCCCGTCGGCTGGAAGCCGATCACCGAGCTCATCGGCCGGCCGGAGCTGGCGGACGACCCCGAGTGGGCGACCCCGGAGGCCCGGCTGCCCCAGCTCACCAAGATGTTCCAGCTCATCGAGGAATGGTCGGCGGCGCTCCCCAAGTGGGAGGTGCTGGAGAAGCTCAACGCGCACAACATCCCGTGCGGCCCGATCCTGTCCACCAAAGAGATCATCGAGGACGAGTCGCTGGTCGCCAACGAGATGGTCGTGTCGGTGCCGCATCCCGAGCGGGGCGAGTTCGTGACCGTGGGCAGCCCTCTGAAGCTCTCCGACTCCCCCGTGGACGTGACCAGTTCGCCGCTGCTCGGCGAGCACAACGAAGAGGTCTACATCGGCGAGCTCGGCCTCGGCGACGAGGAGCTGCGCCTGCTCAAGTCGAACGGAGTGATCTGAGTGATGGCCGAAGACCGGGTGCTGAGGGTGCGCACGCTGCTCGACGCCGTGCGGGCCGAGGGGCGGACCGCGCTCACCGCGCCCGAGGGAAAGGTGATCGCCGACGCGTACGCGATCGCCGTACCGGGCGAGGAACTGGCGACGGACGTCGACGAGGCGGTGGCGTACGCGGCGCGCTTCGGCGGGCCCGTCGTGATGAAGATCGTCTCGCCGGACATCCTGCACAAGACCGACGCCGGCGGTGTGATCGTGGGCGTGGAGGGCGCGGCGGACGTACGCGCCGCCTTCCACAAGATCGTCGATAACGCGCGGTCCTACGACCCGCGGGCCCGCATAGAAGGCATCCAGGTCCAGGAACTGCTCCCCCAGGGACAGGAGGTCATCGTCGGCGCGGTGACCGACCCGACGTTCGGGAAGGTCGTCGCCTTCGGGCTCGGCGGGGTGCTGGTGGAGGTCCTGAAGGACGTCACCTTCCGGCTCGCCCCCGTGGACGCCGACGAGGCGCTGTCGATGCTGGACTCGATCAGGGCGGCCGAGATCCTGCGCGGGGTGCGCGGCGCGCCGCCGGTGGACCGGTGGGCGATCGCCGAGCAGATCCGCCGGGTCTCCGAACTCGTCGCGGACTTCCCCGAGATCGCCGAGGTGGACCTCAACCCGGTGATCGCCACTCCGGAGGGCGCGGTCGCCGCCGACATCCGTGTGATCCTCGCGGACTCGGTCCCCAAGGAGCGGCGCAAGTACACGCGCGAGGAGATCCTCACGTCGATGCGGCGGCTGATGGAGCCCTCCTCCGTGGCCGTGATCGGCGCCTCCAACGAGCAGGGCAAGATCGGGAACTCGGTCATGCGCAACCTCGTCGACGGCGGCTTCTCCGGCGAGATCCATCCGGTGAACCCCAAGGCCGATGACATTCAGGGCCGCAAGGCGTACAAGAGTGTCACCGACGTTCCCGGTGAGGTGGATGTGGCGGTCTTCGCGATCCCCGCCAAGTTCGTGGCCTCGGCCCTGGAGGAGGTGGGACGCAAGGGGATCCCCAACGCCGTACTGATCCCCTCCGGGTTCGCGGAGACCGGCGAGCACGAACTCCAGGACGAGATCGTGGCCATCGCCGAGCGGCACGGCATCCGGCTGCTCGGGCCGAACATCTACGGCTACTACTCGACGTGGCAGGACCTGTGTGCCACGTTCTGCACCCCGTACGACGTGAAGGGCGGCGTCGCGCTCACCTCGCAGTCCGGTGGCATAGGAATGGCCATCCTGGGCTTCGCGCGCACTACGAAGACGGGTGTTTCCGCGATCGTCGGGCTCGGCAACAAGTCGGACCTCGACGAGGACGACCTGCTCACCTGGTTCGGTGAGGACCCGCACACCGAGTGCATCGCGATGCATCTGGAGGACCTGAAGGACGGCCGCGCCTTCGTGGCGGCGGCGCGCGCGACGGTCCCGAAGAAGCCGGTCGTCGTCCTGAAGGCGGGGCGTACGGCCGCCGGGGCGAAGGCCGCCGGCTCGCACACGGGCGCGCTCGCGGGCGACGACGCCGTGTACGAGGACATCCTGAAGCAGGCCGGCGTCATCCGGGCCCCCGGGCTGAACGAAATGCTGGAGTACGCGCGCGCGTTGCCGGTGCTTCCCACCCCCAAGGGGGACAACGTCGTCATCATCACGGGCGCGGGCGGCAGTGGTGTGCTCCTGTCCGACGCGGTGACGGACAACGGCCTGTCCCTGATGGAGATCCCGCCGGACCTGGACGCGTCCTTCAGGGCCTTCATCCCGCCCTTCGGGGCCGCGGGCAACCCGGTGGACATCACCGGGGGCGAGCCTCCGTCGACGTACGAGGCGACGATCCGGCTGGGCCTGGAGGACCCGCGCATCCACGCCCTTGTCCTCGGCTACTGGCACACCATCGTGACCCCGCCCATGGTCTTCGCCGAGCTCACCGCGCGCGTGGTGGCCGAATTCCGTGAGCGCGGCGTCGAGAAGCCCGTGGTGGCGTCGCTCGCGGGTGATGTCGAGGTCGAGGAGGCCTGCCAGTACCTGTACGAGCGGGGGGTCGTGGCGTACCCGTACACGACGGAGAAGCCGGTGGCCGTGCTCGGCGCGAAGTATCGCTGGGCGCGGGCGGCGGGCCTGTTGGGGGGCGGTTCATGAGGTGAACCAGAGCGGGGGCGGCCGACGGTGCGCGTCGGCCGCCCCCAGGACCCGTGCGCACACGAAAGGCATTTGGACAGGGGGCGCTGGCCAGAGCTTTCGACGCAAGGGGTGCTGAACCGACATGACAACCACCGACCTATCGACATCCGTCCCCTACAGGGAGGTGACGGATCGCAACGGCCGCCTGTACCGCATCGGTGAGACCGATCGGGACATCATGGGGCGACCACGCTGGACCATGGTGCTCTTCCCCTGGATGGGGATGCTGGGCATCAGCTCCTCGGAGTACGCGTTCACCTCCGCCGAGGACACCCTGCACGACGCCCATCTCTGGGGCAGTGGGCACATCTTCTGGCTGATGGGCGTCTGGATCTTCTTCCAGGCCGCCGTCGCCTTCCCCGCCGGGCAACTGCGGGAGAGCGGACGGCTGCCCGCGCGGTACGCCATGATGCTCGGCGCGCTGGGCACGGTCCTGGGGTACCTCTCCCTGGCGTTCGCGCCGCATGTGACCGTCGCGTACATCGGCTTCGGCATGTTCAGCGGCATCGGCGCCGGCCTGGTCTACGCGACCTGCGTGAACATGGTCGGCAAGTGGTATCCGGAGCGCAAGGGCGGCAAGACGGGCCTGGTCAACGGCGGTTTCGCCTACGGCTCGGTGCCCTTCGTCTTCCTGTTCACCTCGTACATGGACCTCGGGAACTACCAGGGCGTCCTGGTGACGGTGGGCCTGGTCTGCTGTGCCGTGGTCGCCTTCGCGGGCTGGTTCTTCAAGGACCCGCCCAAGGGCTGGTGGCCCCCGCACGTGGACCCGCTGAAGGTGTCCGACGACCCGAGGATCCGCCGGGCGCTGGAGAAGAACCCGCCCGCCGTGAAGCAGTACACCCCCAAGGAGGCCGCCCGTACGCCCGTTCTTTGGATGATGTGGTTCTGTCTGCTGTGCACCGCCGGGATCAACATCTTCGGCATCGCCTTCCAGGTGCCGTTCGGCAAGGACATGGGATTCGCGGGCGGGATCGTGGCCACCGCGATGTCCCTGAAGGCGATCGTCAACGGCACAGGACGCGGCGTGATCGGCTGGATCTCCGACCGCTTCGGACGCCGCAACACGCTGATCATCGTCTGTCTGGTGCTGGGCTCCGCCCAGTTCGGGGTGCTGGTCTCCGGCCAGATGGGCAGCATGCCGTTCTTCCTGTTCTGCTCCATGGTCTCCGGATTCGGCGGCGGCGCGATCTTCCCGCTGTTCGCGGCCATGACGGCGGACTACTTCGGCGAGAACAACAACGCGTCCAACTACGGAATGGTCTACAGCTCGAAGCTGATCTCGGGCCTCGTGGGCTCGGGCATGGGCGCGGTCGTCGTCGGCGCGTGGGACTACCACGGGGCCTTCGTACTCGCGGGCTCCATCGGCCTCGCCTCCGCCGTGCTGGCGCTGTTCCTCAAATCACCGGGCCGGCCGAAGGCCCGCAGCATCGTCCCCAACCCGCAACCGCTCGGCGAGGAGATGGCGTGACATGACGACAGAACCCATCGCCACCCAGGGCGCGTCGGCCACCGCCGGCGCCTCGAACCGCTCGTACCGCGAAGTCACCGACGCCCGGGGCCGCGTCTACCGGATCGGTGAGACGGACCGCGACATCCTGGGCCACTCCCGCAAGTTCATGGTGTACCTGCCGTGGATCGCCATGATGGCCATCAGCGTCTTCGAATACGCGTACGGCTCGGCCGAGGACACCCTGTCCCATGCCCACGGCTGGACGCAGAGCAACACCTTCTGGATATTGAGCGTCTGGGTCTTCTTCCAGGCCGGCATAGCCTTCCCGGCCGGCTGGCTGC is a window of Streptomyces mirabilis DNA encoding:
- a CDS encoding acetate--CoA ligase family protein, whose translation is MAEDRVLRVRTLLDAVRAEGRTALTAPEGKVIADAYAIAVPGEELATDVDEAVAYAARFGGPVVMKIVSPDILHKTDAGGVIVGVEGAADVRAAFHKIVDNARSYDPRARIEGIQVQELLPQGQEVIVGAVTDPTFGKVVAFGLGGVLVEVLKDVTFRLAPVDADEALSMLDSIRAAEILRGVRGAPPVDRWAIAEQIRRVSELVADFPEIAEVDLNPVIATPEGAVAADIRVILADSVPKERRKYTREEILTSMRRLMEPSSVAVIGASNEQGKIGNSVMRNLVDGGFSGEIHPVNPKADDIQGRKAYKSVTDVPGEVDVAVFAIPAKFVASALEEVGRKGIPNAVLIPSGFAETGEHELQDEIVAIAERHGIRLLGPNIYGYYSTWQDLCATFCTPYDVKGGVALTSQSGGIGMAILGFARTTKTGVSAIVGLGNKSDLDEDDLLTWFGEDPHTECIAMHLEDLKDGRAFVAAARATVPKKPVVVLKAGRTAAGAKAAGSHTGALAGDDAVYEDILKQAGVIRAPGLNEMLEYARALPVLPTPKGDNVVIITGAGGSGVLLSDAVTDNGLSLMEIPPDLDASFRAFIPPFGAAGNPVDITGGEPPSTYEATIRLGLEDPRIHALVLGYWHTIVTPPMVFAELTARVVAEFRERGVEKPVVASLAGDVEVEEACQYLYERGVVAYPYTTEKPVAVLGAKYRWARAAGLLGGGS
- the frc gene encoding formyl-CoA transferase; this encodes MTPIAGTSTKALEGVRVLDMTHVQSGPSATQLLAWLGADVVKLEAPTGDITRKQLRDLPDVDSLYFTMLNCNKRSITLNTKTERGKEILTELIRRSDVMVENFGPGAVDRMGFTWDRIQEINPRIVYASIKGFGDGPYTNFKAYEVVAQAMGGSMSTTGFEDGPPLATGAQIGDSGTGVHAVAGILAALYQRENTGRGQRVNVAMQHAVLNLCRVKLRDQQRLTHGPLAEYPNDDFGVEVPRSGNASGGGQPGWAVKCAPGGPNDYVYVIVQPVGWKPITELIGRPELADDPEWATPEARLPQLTKMFQLIEEWSAALPKWEVLEKLNAHNIPCGPILSTKEIIEDESLVANEMVVSVPHPERGEFVTVGSPLKLSDSPVDVTSSPLLGEHNEEVYIGELGLGDEELRLLKSNGVI
- a CDS encoding OFA family MFS transporter; amino-acid sequence: MTTTDLSTSVPYREVTDRNGRLYRIGETDRDIMGRPRWTMVLFPWMGMLGISSSEYAFTSAEDTLHDAHLWGSGHIFWLMGVWIFFQAAVAFPAGQLRESGRLPARYAMMLGALGTVLGYLSLAFAPHVTVAYIGFGMFSGIGAGLVYATCVNMVGKWYPERKGGKTGLVNGGFAYGSVPFVFLFTSYMDLGNYQGVLVTVGLVCCAVVAFAGWFFKDPPKGWWPPHVDPLKVSDDPRIRRALEKNPPAVKQYTPKEAARTPVLWMMWFCLLCTAGINIFGIAFQVPFGKDMGFAGGIVATAMSLKAIVNGTGRGVIGWISDRFGRRNTLIIVCLVLGSAQFGVLVSGQMGSMPFFLFCSMVSGFGGGAIFPLFAAMTADYFGENNNASNYGMVYSSKLISGLVGSGMGAVVVGAWDYHGAFVLAGSIGLASAVLALFLKSPGRPKARSIVPNPQPLGEEMA